The Triticum aestivum cultivar Chinese Spring chromosome 3A, IWGSC CS RefSeq v2.1, whole genome shotgun sequence genome includes a region encoding these proteins:
- the LOC123059802 gene encoding G-type lectin S-receptor-like serine/threonine-protein kinase SD2-5 isoform X1 — MLVVSTSSAVRLLPLLVLLPAATIAASTSIDSGVVGGRINQTTAPIAEGPLFAPPYKLTPTPPRHPPAPPAKVTPTMPSALPAAIGTTSMKVKSSSVRRVVAILAPVGGFILLSILFLGTYFIRKRRTQQQYEMEMEEEFGELQGTPMRFTFQQLKAATEQFADKLGEGGFGSVFKGQFGDERIAVKCLDRAGQGKKEFSAEVQTIGSIHHINLVRLIGFCAEKSHRLLVYEYMPKGSLDRWIYHQHDNDSPPLNWSTRCKIITHIAKGLTYLHEECMKKIAHLDVKPQNILLDDNFNAKLSDFGLCKLIDRDMSQVFTRMRGTPGYLAPEWLTSQITEKADVYSFGVVVMEVISGRKNLDNSRSEESIHLITQLEEKVKTNRLVELIDNKSNDMLAHKQDAIEMMKLAMWCLQIDCKRRPKMSEVVKVLEGAMNAESNIDHNFVATNQVYFGAAGNVVSSVPPLASHVSGPR; from the coding sequence ATGCTAGTGGTGAGTACCTCTTCGGCTGTCCGCCTCTTGCCTCTCCTCGTCCTCCTGCCGGCCGCCACCATTGCGGCCAGTACATCCATCGATTCGGGTGTCGTTGGTGGCAGGATTAATCAAACAACAGCGCCTATAGCTGAAGGCCCCTTGTTTGCACCCCCGTACAAGCTAACACCTACGCCCCCAAGACATCCGCCTGCACCCCCGGCCAAGGTAACACCTACGATGCCGAGTGCTCTGCCTGCAGCTATTGGGACAACAAGCATGAAAGTGAAATCCTCCTCTGTAAGAAGAGTTGTTGCAATTTTAGCTCCTGTGGGCGGCTTCATTTTGCTTAGCATCTTGTTCCTCGGCACCTATTTTATACGTAAACGAAGAACACAACAACAATATGAGATGGAGATGGAGGAAGAGTTTGGGGAGCTACAAGGAACACCAATGAGGTTCACATTTCAGCAGCTAAAAGCAGCAACCGAGCAATTCGCAGACAAGCTCGGGGAAGGAGGATTTGGGTCTGTTTTCAAGGGTCAATTTGGTGATGAAAGGATTGCAGTAAAATGTTTGGATCGAGCGGGTCAGGGCAAAAAAGAATTTTCTGCAGAGGTTCAAACAATTGGCAGCATTCATCATATTAATTTGGTCAGATTGATTGGTTTTTGTGCAGAGAAATCGCATAGGCTCTTGGTATATGAGTACATGCCAAAAGGATCCTTGGATAGATGGATCTATCATCAACATGACAATGATTCACCTCCCCTGAATTGGAGCACGCGGTGCAAGATTATCACTCACATAGCTAAGGGTCTCACTTATCTTCATGAGGAGTGCATGAAAAAGATTGCCCATTTGGATGTCAAACCACAAAACATCCTCTTAGATGATAACTTCAATGCTAAACTTTCTGATTTTGGACTATGCAAGCTCATTGACAGGGATATGAGTCAAGTGTTTACCAGAATGAGGGGCACACCTGGATATTTAGCTCCCGAATGGTTGACATCACAGATCACGGAAAAGGCCGATGTCTATAGCTTTGGTGTTGTGGTCATGGAAGTCATTAGCGGAAGAAAGAACCTCGACAATTCTAGATCCGAAGAGAGCATCCATCTCATCACCCAATTGGAGGAAAAGGTGAAGACTAATCGGTTGGTAGAATTGATTGACAATAAGAGTAACGATATGCTAGCACATAAGCAGGATGCAATTGAGATGATGAAGCTCGCAATGTGGTGTTTGCAGATTGATTGCAAAAGAAGGCCTAAAATGTCCGAGGTAGTCAAGGTCTTGGAAGGTGCCATGAATGCAGAGAGCAACATTGATCATAACTTTGTTGCAACAAATCAAGTGTATTTCGGCGCTGCTGGAAATGTGGTCTCGTCGGTTCCACCTCTAGCTTCACATGTATCAGGCCCCAGGTGA
- the LOC123059802 gene encoding G-type lectin S-receptor-like serine/threonine-protein kinase SD2-5 isoform X2, whose protein sequence is MLVVSTSSAVRLLPLLVLLPAATIAASTSIDSGVVGGRINQTTAPIAEGPLFAPPYKLTPTPPRHPPAPPAKVTPTMPSALPAAIGTTSMKVKSSSVRRVVAILAPVGGFILLSILFLGTYFIRKRRTQQQYEMEMEEEFGELQGTPMRFTFQQLKAATEQFADKLGEGGFGSVFKGQFGDERIAVKCLDRAGQGKKEFSAEVQTIGSIHHINLVRLIGFCAEKSHRLLVYEYMPKGSLDRWIYHQHDNDSPPLNWSTRCKIITHIAKGLTYLHEECMKKIAHLDVKPQNILLDDNFNAKLSDFGLCKLIDRDMSQVFTRMRGTPGYLAPEWLTSQITEKADVYSFGVVVMEVISGRKNLDNSRSEESIHLITQLEEKIDCKRRPKMSEVVKVLEGAMNAESNIDHNFVATNQVYFGAAGNVVSSVPPLASHVSGPR, encoded by the exons ATGCTAGTGGTGAGTACCTCTTCGGCTGTCCGCCTCTTGCCTCTCCTCGTCCTCCTGCCGGCCGCCACCATTGCGGCCAGTACATCCATCGATTCGGGTGTCGTTGGTGGCAGGATTAATCAAACAACAGCGCCTATAGCTGAAGGCCCCTTGTTTGCACCCCCGTACAAGCTAACACCTACGCCCCCAAGACATCCGCCTGCACCCCCGGCCAAGGTAACACCTACGATGCCGAGTGCTCTGCCTGCAGCTATTGGGACAACAAGCATGAAAGTGAAATCCTCCTCTGTAAGAAGAGTTGTTGCAATTTTAGCTCCTGTGGGCGGCTTCATTTTGCTTAGCATCTTGTTCCTCGGCACCTATTTTATACGTAAACGAAGAACACAACAACAATATGAGATGGAGATGGAGGAAGAGTTTGGGGAGCTACAAGGAACACCAATGAGGTTCACATTTCAGCAGCTAAAAGCAGCAACCGAGCAATTCGCAGACAAGCTCGGGGAAGGAGGATTTGGGTCTGTTTTCAAGGGTCAATTTGGTGATGAAAGGATTGCAGTAAAATGTTTGGATCGAGCGGGTCAGGGCAAAAAAGAATTTTCTGCAGAGGTTCAAACAATTGGCAGCATTCATCATATTAATTTGGTCAGATTGATTGGTTTTTGTGCAGAGAAATCGCATAGGCTCTTGGTATATGAGTACATGCCAAAAGGATCCTTGGATAGATGGATCTATCATCAACATGACAATGATTCACCTCCCCTGAATTGGAGCACGCGGTGCAAGATTATCACTCACATAGCTAAGGGTCTCACTTATCTTCATGAGGAGTGCATGAAAAAGATTGCCCATTTGGATGTCAAACCACAAAACATCCTCTTAGATGATAACTTCAATGCTAAACTTTCTGATTTTGGACTATGCAAGCTCATTGACAGGGATATGAGTCAAGTGTTTACCAGAATGAGGGGCACACCTGGATATTTAGCTCCCGAATGGTTGACATCACAGATCACGGAAAAGGCCGATGTCTATAGCTTTGGTGTTGTGGTCATGGAAGTCATTAGCGGAAGAAAGAACCTCGACAATTCTAGATCCGAAGAGAGCATCCATCTCATCACCCAATTGGAGGAAAAG ATTGATTGCAAAAGAAGGCCTAAAATGTCCGAGGTAGTCAAGGTCTTGGAAGGTGCCATGAATGCAGAGAGCAACATTGATCATAACTTTGTTGCAACAAATCAAGTGTATTTCGGCGCTGCTGGAAATGTGGTCTCGTCGGTTCCACCTCTAGCTTCACATGTATCAGGCCCCAGGTGA